One genomic region from Clarias gariepinus isolate MV-2021 ecotype Netherlands chromosome 22, CGAR_prim_01v2, whole genome shotgun sequence encodes:
- the LOC128510139 gene encoding (Lyso)-N-acylphosphatidylethanolamine lipase-like, whose product MHDGTETEEKLSRWTWWPSWRPTSLSLLRNTETKILDRVQNDLWARFVSLPTQDRIWTLMVNHKSCRDAPKSGSRTPLVMVHGFGGGVGLWIRNLDPLCRSRPIFAFDVLGFGRSSRPRFPLDPAQAEQQSVTSIEHWRQALGLEKMILLGHSLGGYLATSYAIQYPERVRHLILVDPWGFEPMPPDGVSSLGCPRWLEMIIAFASYFNPLAVVRACGPLGPKLISRVRPDFKRNFEELFQDDTIMEYIYHCNAQTPSGEVGFRAMCASLLWARRPMLERVHLLPSDLPVTLVYGGQSWMDSSTGARVARLRPNSYTHTVVIEGAPHHVYADKPEAFNAVVQSICDTVD is encoded by the exons ATGCATGACGGAACCGAAACTGAGGAGAA ATTGTCCCGCTGGACCTGGTGGCCCTCCTGGCGCCCGACCTCCCTCTCACTCCTGAGGAACACCGAGACGAAGATCCTAGACC GTGTCCAGAATGACCTGTGGGCTCGTTTTGTCTCTCTTCCGACTCAGGACAGGATCTGGACGCTAATGGTTAATCATAAAAGTTGCAGAGACGCTCCAAAGTCAG GCTCGCGGACTCCCCTGGTGATGGTACACGGCTTCGGAGGTGGTGTGGGTCTGTGGATCAGGAATCTCGACCCTTTGTGCCGCTCGCGTCCCATCTTCGCGTTTGACGTGCTGGGATTCGGACGGAGCTCTCGTCCACGTTTTCCGCTAGACCCCGCCCAGGCCGAACAGCAGTCCGTCACCTCTATAGAACACTGGAGGCAGGCACTGGGCCTGGAAAAAATGATCCTTTTAGGCCACAGCTTAGGGGGTTACCTGGCAACATCTTATGCCATACAGTATCCCGAGAG AGTTCGCCACCTGATCCTGGTGGACCCCTGGGGTTTTGAGCCCATGCCTCCAGACGGCGTGTCGAGTCTGGGATGTCCACGCTGGCTAGAGATGATCATAGCCTTCGCATCGTACTTCAACCCTTTGGCTGTCGTCCGGGCCTGTGGGCCACTGG GTCCAAAGTTAATCAGTCGAGTTCGGCCAGACTTTAAGAGGAACTTCGAGGAGCTTTTTCAGGATGATACGATTATGGAATACATTTATCACTGTAACGCACAGACTCCCAG TGGTGAGGTCGGGTTCAGAGCCATGTGTGCCTCCTTACTCTGGGCAAGGAGACCCATGCTGGAGCGGGTTCACCTCTTGCCCTCTGACCTCCCGGTGACCCTGGTGTACGGAGGCCAGTCGTGGATGGACAGTTCGACAGGAGCGCGAGTAGCCCGGCTCAGGCCgaacagctacacacacacagtg gtTATTGAAGGAGCTCCACATCATGTTTACGCTGATAAGCCTGAAGCTTTCAACGCAGTGGTGCAGAGCATCTGTGATACTGTAGattaa
- the LOC128510558 gene encoding dolichyl-diphosphooligosaccharide--protein glycosyltransferase subunit dad1-like yields the protein MANSVISVISRFIGEYANSTSAKLKLVDAYLLYILLTGAFQFLYCLLVGTFPFNSFLSGFISCVGSFILAVCLRIQINPQNKSEFLSISPERAFADFLFAHTVLHLVVINFVG from the exons atggcGAATTCGGTGATTTCTGTGATCTCCAGGTTTATAGGGGAGTACGCCAACAGCACGTCGGCCAAGCTCAAGCTAGTGGACGCGTATTTGCTGTATATCCTGCTCACAGGCGCGTTCCAGTTCCTTTACTGCCTGCTGGTCGGAACGTTTCCGTTCAACAGCTTCCTGTCCGGCTTCATCTCCTGTGTCGGGTCCTTCATCCTGGCAG TTTGCCTGCGTATCCAGATTAATCCTCAGAACAAATCAGAGTTCTTGTCCATCTCGCCGGAAAGAGCCTTCGCCGACTTCCTGTTTGCTCACACCGTGCTCCACCTGGTCGTCATCAACTTTGTCGGGTGA
- the gmeb2 gene encoding glucocorticoid modulatory element-binding protein 2 — MASASEETVHVEEVVVVTTPDSSAQSPSVEDMKNMLETADLQQAEVDNMEQSLEPESSPTISLPKEAVLVKLSADMDMETDILYQITCGDSKADLVWKKFVCPGINVKCVQFNNHLISPKEFVYLAGKSTLKDWKRAIRLNGTMLRKIMDSGELDFYQHSKLCSNTCRSTKIDLVGTRASLSSQVSTETAPTPSSTEVQTVNGSSATFTTESSEDSTEWVTAIGEDTMTFWKGLKDAGLLEDIVENVQKEIEEILKGLEERVQEPPLQVKDAVLLNNIVQNFGMLDLVKKVLASHKSEMDRCREQYTQSLAALERQCDEHRKRAKELKSKSQHLNNVLMNLTPAATPTPPKRPRLTRAISGPASMMAPPAQPTQITLPVTQLTGIPLDKILSAVGGSAPNQAPFIGSYTFLTSPGGAELQPDTSNLTVLSSDVAGGSAIVKVISPFQLVTLPTLGPGTTLQNLAAPAGGSTVVAVPVGTSTVETMGAQPEETAEGIAEQQSKDKQ, encoded by the exons ATGGCCTCCGCCTCTGAGGAGACTGTCCATGTagaggaggtggtggtggtgacgACGCCGGACAGCTCGGCTCAGAGTCCGTCAGTGGAGGACATGAAGAACATGCTGGAGACCGCAGACCTGCAGCAGGCCGA GGTGGATAACATGGAGCAGAGTTTAGAGCCGGAATCCAGTCCCACCATCTCTCTGCCTAAAGAAGCAGTGCTAG tgaagctCTCGGCAGACATGGATATGGAGACAGACATCCTTTATCAGATCACCTGCGGAGACAGCAAGGCCGACCTGGTGTGGAAAAAATTCGTCTGCCCCGGCATCAACGTCAAATGCGTGCAG TTCAACAATCACCTGATCAGTCCAAAGGAGTTTGTGTACCTGGCTGGAAAATCCACGCTGAAAGACTGGAAGAGAGCGATCCGGCTGAACGGGACAatgttaag GAAGATCATGGACTCTGGAGAGCTGGATTTCTACCAGCACTCGAAGCTGTGCTCCAACACGTGCCGCAGCACCAAGATCGACCTGGTGGGGACGCGAGCGTCTCTCAGCAGCCAGGTGTCCACCGAGACCGCACCGACTCCGTCTTCCACTGAAG TCCAAACAGTGAATGGATCCTCAGCCACGTTTACAACAGAAAGCTCAGAAGACAGCACCGAGTGGGTCACGGCTATAGGAG AGGACACcatgacattttggaaaggtctGAAGGATGCTGGACTGCTGGAGGACATCGTGGAGAACGTGCAGAAAGAGATCGAGGAGATCCTCAAAGGCCTGGAGGAACGTGTCCAAGAACCTCCGCTACAGGTCAAAG ACGCAGTTCTGCTTAACAACATCGTTCAGAACTTTGGGATGCTGGACCTGGTGAAGAAAGTGCTGGCCAGCCACAAGAGCGAAATGGATCGCTGCAGGGAACAGTACACTCAAAGCTTAGCAG CTCTGGAGCGCCAGTGTGACGAACACCGCAAGCGTGCCAAGGAACTAAAGAGCAAATCCCAGCACCTCAACAACGTCCTGATGAACCTGACCCCCGCAGCCACACCCACACCTCCAAAACGTCCCCGCCTCACCCGCGCCATCTCCGGACCCGCCTCAATGATGGCTCCACCTGCTCAGCCCACTCAAATCACCCTGCCCGTCACCCAGCTTACAGGCATCCCGCTGGACAAAATCCTGTCAGCCGTGGGAGGCTCCGCCCCTAACCAGGCACCCTTTATAGGGAGCTACACATTCCTGACATCTCCAGGAGGAGCAGAACTGCAGCCCGACACGTCGAACCTCACCGTGCTGAGCTCGGATGTGGCAGGGGGCTCTGCCATCGTTAAAGTGATCAGTCCCTTTCAGTTGGTCACGCTGCCCACTCTGGGACCCGGAACCACGCTGCAGAacctggcagcaccagcagggggcagcaCGGTCGTTGCAGTGCCTGTAGGTACCTCTACGGTGGAGACGATGGGAGCTCAGCCAGAGGAGACAGCCGAGGGGATCGCTGAGCAGCAAAGCAAAGACAAGCAGTAG